A segment of the Scophthalmus maximus strain ysfricsl-2021 chromosome 11, ASM2237912v1, whole genome shotgun sequence genome:
CCGAAAGCTGCTGAAATGCTGAGGGACGTTGATGAGTCTTGGACTGAGAAACCTCCTTTGAAACTTCACAATTGAATTTGATCCACagttaatatataataattggTGAGTGCAGCTGTTGTGTCATTAATCTGACCTAATATCAAATTCTAGTTTCACCTGGATTTTTCTTGAGACCCCGTTGAAAATCTCTCATTTTGTACTTAAACTTGGAAAATAATCAGTAATTCTTAGCATTCgggaacatttcaaaacaagagGTTTTGTGAAACGaagaagatatatattttttccccagatTTAAGAAAACTTACAGGTCTAACCCCTATGTCTAAAAGGTCCAAACACGGACACATCATTTGCGTGACATCAAACTCATTTTAATCCTTTACTGTATTaatctctctgttgttttttcccccctccagtACCAAGTGGGTCAGCTGTTTGCAGTAGCAGAGGCTAGTAAGAATGAGACGGGCGGAGGAGACGGTGTGGAGGTGTTGATCAACGAGCCCTACgagcaggatggagagaagggaCAGTACACCCACAAGATCTACCACCTGAACAGGTTGGCTGTGCAGCACTGCTACACGCACACTGCGATGAACTGCATATCGCAAACTACACAGGAagcttttttatgttgttttgctACCAAATCTTACCTTATATGTTTAATTTGCGACCTGTGTGACTTCATCACTGCCgttttttgtctctgcagtaAAATGCCACGTCTCATCAGTGCACTCGCTCCGCACGGTTCTATGGAGCTTCATGAGAAGGCCTGGAACGCGTATCCTTACTGTCGAACCAGTGAGTCctcccctgaacacacacaactctgCGTGACAGTTAATAATTGAACAGTGCATATAGGTTAGCAAAGCCATCGTCACTCAGAGTAGTGCACTTCGAACACCAGCCGTGTTTTGGTGACGGTACACAGTTACaccgtttgtttgtctgtgaattTCTCAGCTGACAATCTGGATGCTTATCATCTGTGTATTATCTAAGaccatgtctccttctctgtcttatCAATCCCCATTCCATCGGGTTCCACCGTTTTCTTCTGACGCAGTCCTCACAGTAAGTATTGTAACTAATAACATAATTATGCAGAAATTGGTAGAGTAACTGAATGTTTCCAGTAACTTCTCTAACACTGTTGTGCTCTGACACTATCATGTATCTCTCCCATGCTTGCAGAATTCCTGGATGAAAGAAAACTTCATGATTAAGATCGAGACGTGGCACAAGCCTGATATGGGGGAACAGGAGAATGTACGTAGCAGCTGTCATGCTAACTTTACTCAGCTTCATCCCTTTCCCACGCCAAGAGTTGTTTCCAGCAGTGGAACGCAACGCCAAccttttctgctgtttttccttctATTTCCATAACTTCTTTGCTGTTACTGAGGTTGACACTGCAAACCAACTAGCTTTGGCCGAGCTTAAGTCAGGGACTGGGCCTCCCTAACACCGGCAGCTGGTGAAATTAAGTTAAATACGTTGAGATTTACCAAATGATGTACGAATGACTTTGGCGATTGTTGACTTTCCTCCACAACCGCCAATAGAATGACACTTATGTGCTCTGGGTGGTATATGTTATTCCCACCAGTCTCAGCTGGTAAATTGTGTTTAGTGAACGTTAGTTTGCTGATGAGCTAATCTAAGATGGTGACACAGAGCAGAAAAGTTCTGACCATGAAGtctggtgggggtttttttgtgtttgtctaccAAGCAGCTGACATAACTTGGATGTTTTTGTCTTCCTGCAGGTACACGGATTAGACGAGAGCTCattgaaaaaaaggataattgTTGACATTGACATTGCTGACAAGAAATGCATTAGCCCAAAGGTaagataaaaaatgtgttttttaaatgggtACAAGTCAGACTTTTCCATCAGTAACGGGATGAATATTTGATTGGAAGTGTTAACTTACACTCGTTGTGATAAGTTAGCACATTTATCTACTTAACATTCACTATAATAAACCTGCTGCTTATTAGGCAGcttcatatttttcaaatatccaCTGTATATCTTGGTTGTATTCTCTCTTTAGGACTACAAACCAGAAATGGATCCAGCCCTCTTTAAGTCGGAGAAGACGGGTAGAGGGCCTCTGGGACCCGACTGGAAGGTACTACACCTCCTATTGCTCTTCACTTTGGCTCCCTCGTTAAAGAAATGAAACTGTGGAGTTTAAAGGCCTGGGGACTgtgatgtaatttttttctgtgccttTTGCAGAAAGACCTTCCTAACAACTCCAACTGTCCACACATGTGTGCCTACAAGCTGGTCACCATTAAATTCAAGTGGCTAGGATTACAGTCCCAGATAGAGAACATGATTCAAAGggtacaaaactttttttttttttaaacaaaatacaattatttttataCCTTTCGCTTTTCCTGGCAGGAAGAGAAATTCCACACTACTGTATGGAATTTGTGTATTACCCTCTCActgtttctctgttgtgttCTCACGCCGTCTTTCTCACATGCCCACTCAGATGGAGAGGCGTTTGTTCACCAGCTTCCACAGAGACCTGTTCTGCTGGATCGACAAGTGGATCGATCTGTCGATGGATGACATACgacggatggaggaggagacaaaggaggagCTGAATAAGGTGACTTAGCACAGTAAACTGTACACTTCACCACTTCATTTACAcaagaaagcttttttttattaaagcacGATGAGTCGCTTTGTTGATATAACAAGAAAAAGATACTGTCTAGTGACAGTAAATCAGTCACATTACATGACTGATGTCATGTAATGTGGGTATGGACAAAGTGTGGCATCAGCTTGACGACTCGTGTAGGTCGGCCACTAACCAGCAGGTAGGTGGTTTAGATCCCCGGCTGTGTCCTTGATGTGCGAATGAAAATCCGCTgtgtatagaagcgctgtatgaatgtgtttgtgaatgggtgaatgtgaaatgTACTGAAAAGCACTTTGATTCAGCCCATTATCATCTACACACATTTATGAGAAAGTTTGAAATGTATAATTTTGAGGTCAAGAAATCGTTTGATCAGTTGAATGAACAGAGCATTATGTGTTTCTCCACCATGTCATAGATGAGGAAAAATGACGAGCGTAAAGGCAGGGTCGGCGATGAGTGATTGCAACGGATGGGCTAACACGGTGagtgttgaattattttttgggggtgaaatttaacattttttagtTAGAACTGgattattcattgtttttctctctctctctctctctctctctctctctctctttctctctctccaggttttTCTCTGAGACACAGGAAGGTCTGACTTCCCTCAACAAGCTCAGCCTCCTCCTAGAACACTGTACCCAGAACTGCTGTGTAGGCAAACTCCACACCTACATCCTAATAAATTTGCTCTTAATAAGAGGTCATTACTGTAAAGCCATTGTTTGAATTTTGTACTGCATTTCTGGAGCAAATTATTATTCAGTCCTCTTAAATCTTAAAACACTGGGGAACAGGTGTGGGTTGTCTCCAAGGCAACATATCTGAAAACCGGAACTCTTATTCTTTTGAATGGCATTCATTTAggtgttgttcttttctttgatttttgaatTTTCCAGTTCTTAGTGATTTATTGTTTACTGACAAGAACAAGGAACATGTTCGACAAGCCTTTTGTCCACATACATGAGGTAGACCCGAAAGGGGGAAATCCCACTATtgcccaaaaaataaaataggctTTGGCAATAGAGCAAATTTCTTTCCTGATCTCACAAAGTAAAGCTATTGCTCTGTTATATCAAACTGGATATTCCTCATGACCTGGTGGCTGGAGTCAAAACCATAACAATCAGAGGCTATTAACAGCACCGTCTTTTGGTCAGGTGGTTGGCTTAGCTTTTTTATTCACAGCTTAAGGCTGATGCTTTGGCTGATGGTGATGATTTACTGTACGAGAATCCTGACCTCTAACTGTTCGAATGTTTCCCCCTGGCCTCTCATTGTAAATCTCGGCTTGTGTTCAATGTTGTCTGGATTTTAATGTAACAAGATCATCGTgatgtatattaaaaaaaaatgatatgttgattattgttttttctgtgtttgtaccCCTGCTCCCGCCGCCTGCAGCTACAATAAACCGaatccttcagaataaaagcattCCCTTACAAGTGTCGAATTGATGCTAGATGCTCGTCAAAAAAAATCCTACTTTTGGCCGTTAAGAAGTTGATGACTGATAGGCGTCAAACTTAGTGCAGTGCTGACAAATGGACAGTCGATAGTTTCGAAAAATAATTCGAGGTAAGTGGAATAGAAACTGTCCGACGTCTGAGCTGCTCGTGAGAAATGCGTTTATTTTGAAGGCGACCGATCTTGTCTTCCGGACAAAGTAGCGACAACACCCTCTACAGTACAACCTGTGTGCACAGCTGATGTCAACCCACTGTACGTCTCTCAGCAAGTAGACAAAACAACGACAACGAGTGCCGCCTATAAATCGCAGGTAGTGTTCGGAGAGACGCCCTCACATACATCGGTTGGCCGCGACCGTTAAGCGTTTGATAACATGAACACACTGGTTTAGCTAGCTGCGCGGCGCGGCTAACGTTGTCTTTGATCTGACGCGATGCTAACGTCACATTAGCCATATTTGCGTTAGCTCGGCGACGGTTGTGATACCAACTCTGTAAGTAAACGAGTTCTACACACGCGTGATATATATGTCATGTCAGGTTTGTGTAGACGgttatttgtttgttcttttgcaCGTTGCGTAGTTAACTTTTACGCCCCCGTCACGTCCTCAGAAGGGGGGAGACGTGAGTTGACAGTGCCGAGTGTTTACGGAGCAGAAGCTACGTATGTTGGGAGAGACGTGTTTATTAGTGCATTCATTTTGTTGCACGTTACAGCGATCGTTTCTCTCGGTGCCCTCCAGGTGCGGAGACGACGAtgatggaggagacggaggagcgGCAACACTCGGACCTCAGCGCGACGAAGGGGAACTCCGACAGAGACAGTTTCAGGTCGGACTGGTGaacattcagctttttttttatccatacGCACTTGATATAAATCATTTACAGctgctgtgttaaaaaaaagctccaaaaccccccccccctgtaaagTGAAATTATTCAGCTGTAAGTCGAAAATGATATCTTTAGTTAATTGCCTAATGATCACATGTTCACTGGTCATATTGTCTGACCTCAGACTTTAAAGAAGTCGTGCACTATCAGACACTTTGTCATTAAGCAACACTGTCGAGATGCCGGGCTTGTGAGTGGACCTTGGCTTGGGATCAGTTCCATTGTAGTCATAAGACCGCTATTGCACAGTTGTACTGAGGAGGCTGCGTAATCCCTGGGTTTATAGCTCATAAATGTGAGGATATGTGGTCACATGCTTCGATGTCGGGGCACGATTTAGTGTAACTTTGTGCCTCCCGATGTCTTTTTGTGCGGCCCTGTAGATCGCAGCATTCCCCTTAAGTGAGTTGTTTGGTTGCAGATCAGACCAGACAGTTCAGACAGACCCATTGACAGCTGAATCAAAAACGCCCCTgtggcattttgaaaaatatgctAAATGTTGTAATCCAGGGTTTGTAATCTATAGAACTCTAAAGAAACCCAGTTTTACTGGAAATGTGGCGTTGTGATTTGGAGATCGATGAGATGTGAGCTGTGATGACACGTGGATTGGAGCGCAGTTTTTTGTGTGGCACGCAACTAATGTACTGTATAAGTCAAAGAGtgtttttcaaggttttaaATCTTGTTTGTCTGAGTCGGTCCTGTGATTTTAAGAGTTCGCTCAGTGGTTTGATTCCACAGAAGCCGCCTTCACGCAACCCAGACATACTTACAACCACCTCAtcttggattctttttttcttttggtacGCTGCCTCCAAGTTACGGTCCTTCAGCAAATGGATTGTGCTTCCATAATTTTTTAACATCAACTTCTGGCCTCACAAGAAGAGCGTACTGTGAGAATGGATGAAATCAGTCGCCTGTTGGGCCACACGGGACACGGCCGCTCTGACAGCCTCCTCAGTGACGCCACACAGTCCAAAGGCAGCAAACTGGTTCTGCGCCATCGGCTCAACCAGCTGCTGACCTGCGTGGATGACCTGGACCCCAAAGATGAACTGCATGAGAAAGTGGTGAAGACGCTGGATAACGCCCTCCTCGTCTGCGGCAAGAGAGCCAACAAGCTGAAGAAAGACCGTTTCAGGTGGAGAGCAAACGTCACCTCttttgcttctcttttctctgagcTGAAAGTGGACCCATGTTTTTGTTCAGGATAAATGTTCCTCCCTTCTTTGATTCGTTTCTtctatcatttctttttaacatcCCTTTATGGATTTTCCTCCCCTGGGATCAATGGACTGCATAATCACTGGCCAACAAAACATACTCTTGATCCCTGGTAATTGAAACCCTCCAGTGGAACATTGTCATTTGCATGCATTTTACTGAGTGTTACTGAGCACAGAAAATTGGGTATTATTTATGCTATGGGTTTGGACACTGGGATGACTTGTCTCATGTGTTTACTGTAGCAGTCTGATTTGCTTGTGACAGCAGCGCAGTGCTTACATAACAGCTCTTAGCTTACTGTAACTCAGTGTTCCTCTTTGGTTTTTTACCACACCGAATGAGTGCTTTGATTTTAACATTGTCCATCTATTATGCATGAAAATTTGTTGATATTTCGATATGAACTACTGTGCAAAAATTAATTTCCTTCCGGGCCCACAGGCTGCACATGGTGACGTGGAATGTGGCCACAGCTGATCCACCAGATGATGTAACCTCGCTTCTGCATCTGAACTCCCCAAAGAGCCCGGACCTCTACGTCATCGGGTAGGTGTAGGGTCTGTagttaagtttgttttttcataactGGATATGGCGTTGTTATTGTGCAAGATAAATGAtatgcaaggaaaaaaataagaaaaacaaaacacaaaagctggCTCTGCGCACTGTCAGACCGCAGCTCCCTTCgatcacagtgtctctctcatcCTATACATTCTGTGCTCGCTCAAGTTTGCCTTCACTGGCACAGCGTTCTATTTGTGCCACAAAATCAACTAATCGGGGAATGTTaatcctgattggctgtttggttATAGTATCACAACATTTCCACAAGAATCAAGCTCAACCGTAAGGTTccagaagtgaaaatcccattcatattctgaatcaagcattttgattattagccatagtGTCGTGACCATCCAGGGTCCACTCGCCACAAGCTATGAGGTAGTGAAACAATGCAactgtagaagccacaagtccatatgaaatcaaccttgtttttagaaaaacatgttttattccctccaattttttttccttgcatatcatttctcttcaaaataaaattttgtGCTTGCACAATATATTTTCCAATGCTCCGTTTCTCAAGTTGCTTGATCAGTAAAGAGGCACAGTAATAACACCATAGACATGGAGAAGTGGGGGCTCACaattaaatctgtgtgtgtgtgtgtgtgtgtgtgtgtgtgtctgtgtctgtgtctgtgtctgtgtctgtctgtctgtctgtctgtctgtctgtctgtctgtgtgtgtgtgtgtgtgtgtgtgtgtgtgtgtgtgtgtgtgtgtgtgtgtgtgtgtgtgtgtgtgtgtgtgtgtgtgtgtgtgtgtgtgtgtgtgtcagtctgcaGGAGGTGTACTCGGGGCCACTGAGGTTCATGTCAGATGTTGTATTCGATGACCCATGGAGTCATCGGTTGATGTCTACCTTAGCACCACGGAATTACATTAAGGTACAGACCTTGTCTTAACACCCTTGTATACCTGCAAACACTTTAGAAGTGTGGTAAAGTTACGCAAGAACAtatgtcttttttccccctcttgtcAGTAAGTGAGGCTGTTTGATGGCTATGATTTTAGTGTTGAACAGCATCtagatatatataaattgtgTTTCAGGTGTCATCCATCAGAATGCagggtctgctgctgctcttcttctccaaACTGCAGCACCTCCCTTTCATCAGAGACATCCAGgccacatacacacgcacaggcaTTTTTGGATATTGGGTGagcgagacacacacagacgtttaAAGTAGCTTTGCACTTCTGTAATATCGATTTCCCCTCAAAAGTATAAAGGGACCGTGATGTGTGAAATTGGTGCACTTCCCCTAAAATGTGTCAGAAACACTTACCACAGTATGTCACATCCATGAACCAAAGCACTGTAGCAGAAGttaattttaaaatctattaTGTATCTacttcaaaatatcaaaaatatttttttttgtaattaaagtTGATAATTGTGTCTTTTGTCTTAGTTTAAATACATTAGTGCATTTCTTAAAAGGTTTCTGGCTTAAAAGGTGCATGAAATATGCTGAGTGGTTCAACGGAACATGCGGTTCTTCCTGTTTCTaatctcttcctgtttgtctctcaggGGAACAAAGGTGGCGTGTCCATCCGTTTGTCTTTCTACGGCCACACGCTCTGTTTCCTCAACTGCCACTTGGCTGCTCACATGAAATATGCCACTGAGAGAGTGGATGAGTTTGAGCACATCATGAACACGCAGACCTTTGAATGTAAAACGGCCCCTAGAGTTGTCGACCACAGGTGAATGGCGGCgcagaatacaaaaaaaaagacgtatgcaaaaatgtgtttggtgaTGATTGATGTGAGGcttcatctcatcgtatctccAGTCTGGTCTTTTGGTTTGGAGATCTCAACTTCCGGATTCAGGACCACGGAATGCACTTTGTTCGCTCCTGTATCAGCAATCAAACCTACAACCTGCTGTGGAGCAAAGACCAGGTTTGACACTTCAACAGTCGCCCAGCTCGTATGAAAGACCTGGGTCTCAGTTGTACATGATTCATTACCGAGTCTTATTTTGAAAGCTTGTGTTGTCATTTGCAGTTGATCATGATGAAGAATAAAGAGGAGATGCTTCAGGAGTTTGAGGAAGGACATCTGGACTTTCAACCCACCTACAAGTTTGACTTGAACTCTGATACTTATGACAGCAGGTAACCGTCTCAATCCTGATTAGTTTGTAATTACCCTTTTTAAATCACTTATATCTTTAGTTTGTGTCTCAAAATATTCATTTGTATGAATGTCATCCACACCTTTTTTCAACTTCACAGGCTCTACAGGACATGGTTTGGCTTTAAGTAAGAGCGCATTTATATCCAAATCAGTCCAGttcacctctttttttaattcatctaaCTGCATTTCAGTATGTGCATACACaccattttttaacaaatctgtTAAAGTAGTATCCTCTTGTTTGATTCTGTAAATTTTAACCAGGTTTAACAAGGATTGTGTTGACCTGTAACACGCTGAAGGTGAAAAATAGAAGCAGTCAACTAACAGTCTTCTCAGACAAATATCAGGTTGTCTCTGAAAAGTAAAATCTGACGTGCTTGTTTATTTAACAGAATAATGTCTGAGCTCAGGCTATATTCAGGAGCTGAGGAGATAATATTGTTGTTAAATGTACCCTGCGGAGTTTGTGACCATTATAAGCTTTAAGGAACGACCCATGTTATTTTTATACCACATGCCCATTCCTACTCAGTATTTCACTCTTCATTGATTTACAGGTGGTAGCATTAAAGAATAGCAATGTGCCAGCAAAAGTCGGGCATTGAGGAGACCTTTGGCCTACAAGAGAGGATGTAAACAATTGCCTTGCCTACAAAATTGTGTATATACAACAGCGTATTTGGGCCATTGTAgaaagaaccttttttttaagagctgatgatgatgtaaaTTTCACCGCCAAAAAAACTcagatattctctgagattaaattGGTAAAATTTCGAGAAAAATCTCACAAATCaaatttacgagaaaaaaaagtttttattattttatttatttatttattaatggtattgtttttcaaaactaCATCCCCTCAGGATCACCACA
Coding sequences within it:
- the inpp5ka gene encoding inositol polyphosphate 5-phosphatase Ka isoform X1, whose protein sequence is MDEISRLLGHTGHGRSDSLLSDATQSKGSKLVLRHRLNQLLTCVDDLDPKDELHEKVVKTLDNALLVCGKRANKLKKDRFRLHMVTWNVATADPPDDVTSLLHLNSPKSPDLYVIGLQEVYSGPLRFMSDVVFDDPWSHRLMSTLAPRNYIKVSSIRMQGLLLLFFSKLQHLPFIRDIQATYTRTGIFGYWGNKGGVSIRLSFYGHTLCFLNCHLAAHMKYATERVDEFEHIMNTQTFECKTAPRVVDHSLVFWFGDLNFRIQDHGMHFVRSCISNQTYNLLWSKDQLIMMKNKEEMLQEFEEGHLDFQPTYKFDLNSDTYDSRLYRTWFGFNGKKRKPAWTDRILWRLRPKAPTTTDEHVETTETVKGARELEEDEEYPLKIRQDLYTSDMEYSVSDHKPVVGVFTLELRKMYETPLVHLQAEGDWSADIDAMVLYSPLQPFPSSTWDWIGLYKVGFNSLTDYITYTWVKDDEVAFSEEVIQVYVSKEEIPVQGGECMLCYYSSTLRCIIGISEPFKVHESKVAIEEGLLPEKINGLDETVARKERRD
- the inpp5ka gene encoding inositol polyphosphate 5-phosphatase Ka isoform X2, whose protein sequence is MDEISRLLGHTGHGRSDSLLSDATQSKGSKLVLRHRLNQLLTCVDDLDPKDELHEKVVKTLDNALLVCGKRANKLKKDRFRLHMVTWNVATADPPDDVTSLLHLNSPKSPDLYVIGLQEVYSGPLRFMSDVVFDDPWSHRLMSTLAPRNYIKVSSIRMQGLLLLFFSKLQHLPFIRDIQATYTRTGIFGYWGNKGGVSIRLSFYGHTLCFLNCHLAAHMKYATERVDEFEHIMNTQTFECKTAPRVVDHSLVFWFGDLNFRIQDHGMHFVRSCISNQTYNLLWSKDQLIMMKNKEEMLQEFEEGHLDFQPTYKFDLNSDTYDSSGKKRKPAWTDRILWRLRPKAPTTTDEHVETTETVKGARELEEDEEYPLKIRQDLYTSDMEYSVSDHKPVVGVFTLELRKMYETPLVHLQAEGDWSADIDAMVLYSPLQPFPSSTWDWIGLYKVGFNSLTDYITYTWVKDDEVAFSEEVIQVYVSKEEIPVQGGECMLCYYSSTLRCIIGISEPFKVHESKVAIEEGLLPEKINGLDETVARKERRD
- the LOC118299025 gene encoding phosphatidylinositol transfer protein alpha isoform — translated: MLITEYRIVLPISVEEYQVGQLFAVAEASKNETGGGDGVEVLINEPYEQDGEKGQYTHKIYHLNSKMPRLISALAPHGSMELHEKAWNAYPYCRTILTNSWMKENFMIKIETWHKPDMGEQENVHGLDESSLKKRIIVDIDIADKKCISPKDYKPEMDPALFKSEKTGRGPLGPDWKKDLPNNSNCPHMCAYKLVTIKFKWLGLQSQIENMIQRMERRLFTSFHRDLFCWIDKWIDLSMDDIRRMEEETKEELNKMRKNDERKGRVGDE
- the inpp5ka gene encoding inositol polyphosphate 5-phosphatase Ka isoform X3; protein product: MMEETEERQHSDLSATKGNSDRDSFRLHMVTWNVATADPPDDVTSLLHLNSPKSPDLYVIGLQEVYSGPLRFMSDVVFDDPWSHRLMSTLAPRNYIKVSSIRMQGLLLLFFSKLQHLPFIRDIQATYTRTGIFGYWGNKGGVSIRLSFYGHTLCFLNCHLAAHMKYATERVDEFEHIMNTQTFECKTAPRVVDHSLVFWFGDLNFRIQDHGMHFVRSCISNQTYNLLWSKDQLIMMKNKEEMLQEFEEGHLDFQPTYKFDLNSDTYDSRLYRTWFGFNGKKRKPAWTDRILWRLRPKAPTTTDEHVETTETVKGARELEEDEEYPLKIRQDLYTSDMEYSVSDHKPVVGVFTLELRKMYETPLVHLQAEGDWSADIDAMVLYSPLQPFPSSTWDWIGLYKVGFNSLTDYITYTWVKDDEVAFSEEVIQVYVSKEEIPVQGGECMLCYYSSTLRCIIGISEPFKVHESKVAIEEGLLPEKINGLDETVARKERRD